From the genome of Vibrio orientalis CIP 102891 = ATCC 33934:
ACAACGTTTGTCTTTTTCCATATTGCCCACATTTCCAGCACCATGTTCTCATTGGCTGGTGTTTTGCTATTGGTTTACTTACTGTCCGCTAGTTATGAGCTTGCTTTTACTGATTCTTTGACCGAAATTCCGGGACGTCTTGCCCTTGAGTCTGATCTTAAGCACTTAGGTCGTCGCTATACGATCGCGATGTTGGATATAGACCATTTCAAATCGTTTAATGACACGTACGGACACGATACGGGTGATGAGGTTCTTAAGCTTGTCGCATCTAAAATGCTTCTCGTTGGCGGTCGTGCAAAGGTTTATCGCTACGGCGGCGAAGAGTTCACAGTGCTGTTTAAAGGCAAGTATGCCGATGAAGCGCAAGATCACTTAGAGTTGCTACGTACATCGATAGAAAACTACGATATGGTATTACGAAACCAAGACGCCCGCCCTAAAGATGACAAGCAAGGGTGTAAAAAGCGGGGTGTTAAAAAAGCAAGTGACACAGTAAATGTCACTATTAGTATTGGCGTGGCGGATAGTAGCGAGACGTCGAAGGTGGCTGAAGTCATGAAATCTGCAGATAATGCTCTCTACAAAGCGAAGAAAGCGGGTCGTAATCGAGTTTGTATTATTTAATCAATTTGGTTAAAGAATAAAACGATGCTACCCCCTTTTAGATTGCTGCCATAGTTAATATTCAGTCCAATACCTACATTGTCGATGAAATCAGATTCAAATGGTGGAGTCATAAGCCACCCTACCGAGCCTTCGTAATAATAAGGCGTCCCTAGAGGAGTACTGGTGTCTCCGCCTATGTCGATGCGTCTAAAGCTACTGTAGACCGATTGTACAGAGCGCCCCAGCTTACTCACGTTATAGTAGGCTTCGATACCATTGGCCATATACCAACCTTCAGGACTTCCCACATCACCGTAATTGGCTTCACCCCATCCTTTGCCGTGGAAGTAATGGTATGAAGACGTGACATTCCAACTTCCCCAGTTTGTCGGTTTATTATACTTAAGCTCAGCATGAGGTTCGATAGAAGCCGCCCAGGCGTCAGTGTTGAAAATAACCTTGTCTAATGCTGGTTTGACGTACTCATTTGAAAAGTCACTCCGGTATTCGTGATTATTGTTAAAATACTGCAAGTGCATACCGATACCCGGAGTGAGTACCCAATGCTCTGATAGCTGGTAACGAAATCGATAAGCAGTAAATGCACCAAGTACAATCTCATGTTGGAAGTCTTGTGCGTCAGAGGGTCTAATCTCGAAGTCCTGGCGCGAGCCAAGTATGGAGAACCGTGTGAAGATCTGATGCTTGTTAACAGCATCTTCATCACTGAGATCTATTGTAAATGGGAGTGTGGATACCGCGATTTGTTGGCGTAATTGGACGGACTCTTGTGAGCCGATATCTTCATTATCGAGATTAAACCAATCATTAGGGTCAAAGTCGTGTACCCCAACGGTAAACACATCACTGTCTGTCAGAACAA
Proteins encoded in this window:
- a CDS encoding GGDEF domain-containing protein; the protein is MSFSIVTTNWFRIALPLLLLTFIAFGMNNVILLTQSNLGIVSKLPFILFAITIVLANAFKQSRIAMVACALMLSYWVIQARLQTPLSSGTTILELSLLAALLPIALLFVFTFRDSTLFSRSFGIYLATLSLFLFWCYLILSYFYDGGFDNIDETFLFVLPEVSKLPFILVVYSLAMVLLFAICVLSKNRIIDVVIYSTTLLASTTFVFFHIAHISSTMFSLAGVLLLVYLLSASYELAFTDSLTEIPGRLALESDLKHLGRRYTIAMLDIDHFKSFNDTYGHDTGDEVLKLVASKMLLVGGRAKVYRYGGEEFTVLFKGKYADEAQDHLELLRTSIENYDMVLRNQDARPKDDKQGCKKRGVKKASDTVNVTISIGVADSSETSKVAEVMKSADNALYKAKKAGRNRVCII
- a CDS encoding Solitary outer membrane autotransporter beta-barrel domain, translated to MVTFKSCRYLGLSLACFSPIALAKGNPHFQDYLEQAFSAAIVLTDSDVFTVGVHDFDPNDWFNLDNEDIGSQESVQLRQQIAVSTLPFTIDLSDEDAVNKHQIFTRFSILGSRQDFEIRPSDAQDFQHEIVLGAFTAYRFRYQLSEHWVLTPGIGMHLQYFNNNHEYRSDFSNEYVKPALDKVIFNTDAWAASIEPHAELKYNKPTNWGSWNVTSSYHYFHGKGWGEANYGDVGSPEGWYMANGIEAYYNVSKLGRSVQSVYSSFRRIDIGGDTSTPLGTPYYYEGSVGWLMTPPFESDFIDNVGIGLNINYGSNLKGGSIVLFFNQID